tatatatatcttaattaTTAAGGGGGGAAGGAATATTCAAACTCTTTACTCTCAattgatatattaaaaaataaaaataaaaaatggcatGGAGCTTTCAATCAATTAAAGCCAATGTGCAACTCGTTGGCTTGGAATTTGGAAGCAGCCAGCCACGACTAATTTATATGGATATTACCATCACATTGGAAAACTTCATGGCCCACATATTCTTAAGATTTTGCTAACAGATATTCTTAGCACATTTTTTAGTAAACTATtatagtaaaaattttaattatcaaaaaagaagaaaaaaatcaagtgCGATACTTAATGaccaatattttctttttactcgAATAAATAAAGACCAATAATAACATTTAAGACGTAACATCCGATACCATATATCATATCCTCAGTAAAGACAGAAAttatcttaataaataaatattaaatgttTTCATTATTCATTGAGACTGCTAGTTCGTTATAAAAGCCGAATAGGAGTGAAGAAGCACAAGCACACCTGCTATTGCTTTATCTATTTCTCACTTTGCTCCTTACTTCTGTCATTCGCATTCTGTTTCTTTATTGTATTCTCAACTTTAACTTTCAGTCTCCATTAACTATGGCTGAAGCGCTACTGACAATAGCTACTGATCTCTTGAAGCCGTTGGGTTCAATCGCTGTTCAGCAGATTCAACAAGAGATAAACTTGATTGTTGGCGTTGATAAAGAAATCGAAAAGCTTTCTAACTGTTTCGAAAATGTCAAGGCGATGCTCAACAATGCTGAGAAAAGACAATTCACGAAGGCAGCTGTGAAGCCTCCGTTAGATCAGCTCAGAGACTTGTACTACATGATGGATGACGTGTTGGACAAGTGGAACACTGTAAGAAGGATCAGATCAGAAActcaaaatgaagaagaaagaactgTTAATAATAACAATCCTGCAGCCCTGGAGATGATGAAGGTACTATGCTCATTCTTCACCTCTCTATCACgttgttttggttgttttggTCAAGTAGATAACCTTTCTCTGCGTCATGAGATTGGTCACAATATAGAAGAACTGAAACAAACATTAGATAAGATTCTCGAAGACAATGTGAGGTATGGGTTTGACTTGACTGGGGATTCACCTGTAGAAGTTGAGCGAACACTCACCACGTCCTTTGGGGATGTGGATATAATTGGTCGTGAAGACTTTAGGGAAGAGCTGTTCAGCAACCTGTTAGGCGGGGGTAGTCAGGAAGAAAGTAATCCTCATGTCATCTCCTTAGTGGGCATGGGCGGTATAGGAAAATCTACTCTTGCCCAACTAGCCTACAAGCATCATGAGATACAAGCCCATTTTCAACAAagaatttgggtttgtgtttctgaTCCATTTGATCAATGCAAGGTTGCCAAAGCAATCATTGAATGTATTGAGGGTCAATCCCCCAACATTACTGAATTGCAAAGTCTATTAGCTCGTATTTGTGATCTAATTGGGGGAAAGAAGTTCTTTCTTGTCTTAGATGATGTGTGGACTAAAGAGTTCACAAAGTGGGAACCATTCAAAAATGCTCTCAAATGTGGTGTCCAAGGTAGTAGAATTCTAGTCACCACACGTAAAGACAGTGTTGCGAATATGATGGAGAGTTCCCACATAATCAAGTTGGGGGTATTGTCCCCCGATGATTGTTGGTCTATGTTTAGTAAAATAGCATTTCCTAACGAAGATTTACATAAACATAGGGATCTAGAAGAGTTAGGCAGAAAACTAGCAGATAAGTGCAAAGGCTTGCCACTAGCTGCAAAGACTCTCGGGAGTCACATGCGTGGCAAAAGAAGTAAGGAACATTGGGAGAAGGTTTTGCACAATAGTTTGTGGGAAGTAGAAGATGTTGAACAAAATCTTTTGGGACCATTGTTGTTGAGTTATAATGAATTGTCCTTGTCAGAGAAACAATGtttcttattttgtgttgtCTACGGGAAAGATCATCGATACAATAGACTTGATTTAATCATCCATTGGATGGCACAAGGATATATCcactcaaaaggaaaaaaggagaTGGAAGACATAGCGGAAGAGTACTTTGAAAAATTAGCCATGTGCTCTTTTTTCCAAGATTTTTGGAAAGATAAGAATGGTGATAGAATTACAAGTTGCAAAATGCATGATATTGTGCATGACTTTGCACAGTTAATGACAAAAGATGTATGCTCCACAATTGAAGGTGAAGAAGAGGTTAAGATAGACTTTAAAAAGGCTCGACAGTTGTCATTAATAGTTAAAGAAACACTTCCTGAGTCTGTCTATGAAGTGAAAAATTTACGCACTCTCTTTTTACACACTCCCTATCTTTCTTTTCATGAAAGGGACTATGAGTTTAACTTGCCCCTATCCGACTCATGCGATCACTTTAGATGTATACGAACATTAATTTTGAATTGCCCATTTAAGAAACTTCCAAATGAGGTGgaaaaattgatacatttaaGGTATCTCCATTTGTGTGAGATTGTTGAAATAGAAGAATTACCTGAAACCTTATGTAATCTTTGTAATTTGCAAACTTTGAATATTGATAATACTCGTTCTTTCAAGAAATTCCCACAGGCGATGGGTAAACTAATCAATTTAAGACATCTTAGACTTGAAATATATTATCTTGACTGGTGCAGACTAAAATTTCCAAATGGGATTGGGAAATTGACTTGTCTTAGAACATTAAGTGATTTCAACATAGGTGGTAAGGATGATCAAGAAGGATGTAGACTtggagaattaaaaaatttgaaccaaCTTCAAGGGAGCTTTAAAATGCATGGGTTGGGAAATGTGGTAGATGTAGAGGAGGCCCAGAATGCACAGTTGAAGAATAAGATACATCTCCACGATTTGGAACTAGATTTTTGGGGTGAAGGTCTATTAGAAGATGCAGAGGAAGAGAATAGAAGAAGAATGGAGATTGATGGAGCAGTTTTGAATGCCTTGGAGCCACCTCCACGCTTggaaaaattatcaattatgcTCTTCAGGGGCACCACAATGCCTGATTGGATGACGTCCTTGACCAATTTGAAAAGTCTTGATATTGATGGCTGCTTGGAGCTAGAGTGTTTGCCACCTTTGGGGAAGTTGCCGTTGCTCAAAAACTTACGTATATCGAGTGCAAGAAAAGTGGAAAAGTTGGGAGATGAATTTTTAGGAATAGAATCCGAAATCAAAAGCAAGAAAGAGGACTGccacatcataaatatattCCCAGAACTGAGAGTTCTCGAATTTGACGGTATGTTCAGCTGGGAAGAATGGATTGGGATGGGTGGAAAGATAGAAGAAGtcgaagaagaaaaagatagtgGTTTGGTTTCAGatccaataataaaaataatgccaATGCTTGAAAGCCTGACAATTGAGTGCTGCTACAAATTAAAGTGTCTGCCAGACTACTTGCGTACTGCTCCATTACAGAAATTACGAATTTCTAACTGTCCGATTCTCGAGCCACGTTGTAAAAGAGAGGGAGGAGACTACTGGCCCATTATTTCTCGCATCCCAACAGTCAGAGTTAACTCTCCTTCTTTTCTTCCCTcgtctttcttcttttaattttaattttgcaaatTAGACGGAAGTTTTAAGTTTAGTTAACTCCAACTCTCATCCATTTAAAGTTGATATATTTTCTCAGATTACCCAAATTCACAAACCCACTGCCACCAAATCATTCAATCTCGTATGCCCATTAATTATTTCCAAATCTAAcatacttatttttctttttgggcatTCGTAATGTTCTTTATATCTATAATTCCCATAAGCTGAAAATTCATTTTgcttaaatttgataattttttttattatggtttTGGTCCTTGTTGGCCCAATCTTTTATTAGTATGGGttttgattaaaatttatttttcttgttcatTTTTGGTTTAATATCATAATATATGGGTGTTGCaagttttgttgatttttcGAATTTAGATTAATCTGACCCAACTAatgtgcttttcttttttagtttccaaTATGTGGAGGATACATTGATGAGGGGATTTGTGAAGCGGACGGATACATATTATGAGATTGGGTAGTAAGAGCAAGCAAGGTGAGATtccctttttagtttttactagCATGAATATTATGAACATTACATTTAAATCTGTGTCCATATTGCTACATTGTGCCTCTTATTCCTGCTTACCGCTAATATTCCTATTTTGGATTGACTGTTTCAATCCCATTGTGTTCAGATTAACAATTATAGTTATCAAAACTACTTTAGCTGTTTATTGATTGGTTTCATtgaatttttgtgtgtttgtgcgTCAGGGGTCATGAATTTTAGACAAGTAGAGTTTTTTTTGAATGATGATACTGATAGAGAAGAGGAATATAAAATTGAAGCTTGGGCTGACCTTAAATCTCCCTTTTGCAACATTATATTTACTCTTACGTTAGAGCCAAAAGGGTCAATGCCTCCCTAGCCTCACAGTGCAGGTTTGCGtgctttattgtttttgtaTCTACTATTCttgttgtaatattttactGGTCCTGATTTCAATTCCATGTTTTGATCATATTACTTGATCATGGCAGTGAAATCAATTTAAATGGTAGAAAAGCTTGATGTAAATCCACCTGCAATACTGTCATGTTGCAGCTGAAAATTATGTAAGTGTTGTTGGATCTTAAATCCCATTCTAACATGGTGAATCTTTTAATCGTATCTGTtaccaaatcaatttttttaaatgaaatatttacATACATGTGGGTTGAGtcctgattttttattttttaattcatatctTATAGTTGTCATATCACTTGTTTCGGTGTTAAAGAAATTGCTCAATTTGTTTGTTGAtaaagcagttttttttttttttaattaatgtagaatGATATGCAATTTGCAAAATACTCCAGAACTTTGGCCTGGTTATGAATTATGACATCCAAAAAGAgactaaaaatttgattttacagATCAACTTTGGGATTTGTGCTTTAATGATGATAGTGTTTGACACAAATTTGAAATTGGATGTCAAAAGAATGCATGATCCAAATGGTGTTGACTAAAGAGGCGTTTGTGCTCACATGAGGAGGATATGGAACTTTTATGCTTGAAATGCATTTTCTTTGACACCAAAGGTAGTGAATTACATCCATAAACAAGCTGATATCATTCTTGGCGCATCATGAGGGGTCCATAGTAATTTTTTACAACATTCAGGATTGGAGCATTAATCAGATCAACTTGTCTATTCATTCATAAATCCAGATCTAATTGTACACTATTGCGTCTTCTTTTGCCCATATCtggaattgaaaattattaCCATCTCATGTTCACTCAGGTCTGCGTAATTAAAGGATGCGGAACCCAGAAAATggcttttataatttttgaggTAATTTAGTTTAATTTGGCACTGACGCTGATTTGTGCTGTAGTAAATGCAAACATTCTTTTATAACCCAAATTTGAAGAGTAATGGGACATGTGGATATTTATGCAGAAatcattattataaaaattgagATGGAATGATTGCCAATCATGGTATGCAGTTTTTTATAAAGCCCTGTTTCATGCAGGAAATTTGGAGGTGTGGGCTTACAGTTGAGGTAGAAATACCGAAGACAATTGATAATGGCATTCCAGTACTCCTCAAGGCGTGCTCAACTTTTGAGCTTTGATGGTCTTGTATACCCATCTACCAGTGCAAAACCTTGATTAGGTTATTAATTATCCTTTTGGTTTTGACATAACTTTCAGGTGGTTCAATGAACTATTCATGCAACCAATGTTCAATCATAAAGATTTAGAGTGGTTTCAGTGACATCAAGTTAATGGGCCACTACATTGGTAAGCTACATTCATTTGAATAGCTATCTGAACAGAACACTTGAGAAATTTTTGCATTGATCTGAAACTGTACCTAACTGTTGAAAAGAAAGTTCTTCAAAATTGGGCTGTAATCTTGTATTGATTTTGTATCCTAAGCAATTAATTACTAGTTAGAGCATTTTATACTCTCTAAAGCATCTAGGATCATGTCCTATGCTAAATATGTGTACTttgccataaaaaaaattaagatttagcTTACTTATTTGTCTCAACCTTGCAAACAGCTCCAATCTATTTCTTTGATAATTATTCATTTGTGCATCTCATAAGTTTACTCATTGGGAGTAGCAGAAGCACAGAAAGGACTTCAGTGGTTTGTAAGGTAATCCAATTTGATTTAGCATTatcgttggttttttttttttttttttgtggtcctgaggagataaattttttttttttttgagatccCTAGTTTTGAGTGGACTGTGCTATGTGATATTTTGgagtttaaaatttgttaaaagaTTACTCTTCTCTGTAGGAATTTTGGAGGACGACCCTCAAAGTTGTTGCGGCTGGACTTCCTAAAATCATTTACCATTCACAATAATTGGGACTCTGGTACTCTCTATGCTTCGAATGATTTGTTAACTACAGTTCACATCTAGCTTATCTCAAGATAATCTCAATTGAGTTGTCACTTGTGATTCAGATCAAAGATCAGTCCTCCGGTCTTTACAAATAGCATAAGACTAACAAATGAACACAAACCACTTACAATGGATGAGAAAGGAAGATCAAGATCAATCTCAAAGAGAAAACCCCATCTGGGTGGTCACGGATTTAGCTGTAGAAAGAAATAAGCATGAACCTGATACTACAAGTCATAAAGGAAAGTGGGGACAACAAGGCTGACCAGTTATCACACAATGACTCTCAAAATATGGTACATGCTATACTTTCCCCTTAactcttgttttgtttgttcagTTGACAaaagaaaacttatttttgctTATCCTATGCGTGAATGTCTTTGATAGCTCTGTTTTGTGATATTGATTAGTGCTATAAATGCTGGGTTACTTTTATGCTCATCGTGCTTAGGAAGTAATAAATTGATgattttctattgattttgaagTTTGTTAATGTAGATCAACTTGGAATAAGATTAGGGAAAAGCATTCAGTTGTTGATTGGAAggctttggtttggtttttgtttcGGCTGCTATTTGCAAGCGATGCCTTCATTTATTGGCTAACTGTCATGGATAAACTTCCCACTCCTGACATGGCTGGTAAATAAGGATACAATTCTGATCTCATTTGTGTGTTCTGTAGGAGATATCTAGAGTCCTGGCAAGCAGTTGAATGACTGGAATTTTCTCTTATGCTGAAATATTCATTCCTAGAAAGTCATAACTATTGTTTGCAAGTTAGCTTGGGCTGCCTTCATTTATCAGATATGGCTTCAAGGCAATGCTAGAGTTTGCAAGGTGtgcaaaatagtaatttttggCTGATGGGGTATATCAGTTTCTGTTTTAGAGAAAAAGTGTtattgtttgtgtgttttgcaGCGGTTTGCTGTTTGTGTTGTGTTCTTGTTTAGAGTAGGCATGTTGGTTGTTTCTATGTTCTGCAGCAATTTGTTGTTTGTGTTGTGTCAAGGTTGAACTATTTTGTGATATCATTGCTCAATTTGTCTTGAATTTAtctcattcttaaaaaaaaaaaatgtatattctaCTAgtcacccaaaaaaatttattctgaCTGTACTTTGGATTGCTCAGATGATATGTCTCATCCATCCCTTATTTTAtggttataattt
The sequence above is drawn from the Castanea sativa cultivar Marrone di Chiusa Pesio chromosome 5, ASM4071231v1 genome and encodes:
- the LOC142635927 gene encoding putative disease resistance protein RGA1; amino-acid sequence: MAWSFQSIKANVQLIFLAHFLVNYYSKINFQSPLTMAEALLTIATDLLKPLGSIAVQQIQQEINLIVGVDKEIEKLSNCFENVKAMLNNAEKRQFTKAAVKPPLDQLRDLYYMMDDVLDKWNTVRRIRSETQNEEERTVNNNNPAALEMMKVLCSFFTSLSRCFGCFGQVDNLSLRHEIGHNIEELKQTLDKILEDNVRYGFDLTGDSPVEVERTLTTSFGDVDIIGREDFREELFSNLLGGGSQEESNPHVISLVGMGGIGKSTLAQLAYKHHEIQAHFQQRIWVCVSDPFDQCKVAKAIIECIEGQSPNITELQSLLARICDLIGGKKFFLVLDDVWTKEFTKWEPFKNALKCGVQGSRILVTTRKDSVANMMESSHIIKLGVLSPDDCWSMFSKIAFPNEDLHKHRDLEELGRKLADKCKGLPLAAKTLGSHMRGKRSKEHWEKVLHNSLWEVEDVEQNLLGPLLLSYNELSLSEKQCFLFCVVYGKDHRYNRLDLIIHWMAQGYIHSKGKKEMEDIAEEYFEKLAMCSFFQDFWKDKNGDRITSCKMHDIVHDFAQLMTKDVCSTIEGEEEVKIDFKKARQLSLIVKETLPESVYEVKNLRTLFLHTPYLSFHERDYEFNLPLSDSCDHFRCIRTLILNCPFKKLPNEVEKLIHLRYLHLCEIVEIEELPETLCNLCNLQTLNIDNTRSFKKFPQAMGKLINLRHLRLEIYYLDWCRLKFPNGIGKLTCLRTLSDFNIGGKDDQEGCRLGELKNLNQLQGSFKMHGLGNVEENRRRMEIDGAVLNALEPPPRLEKLSIMLFRGTTMPDWMTSLTNLKSLDIDGCLELECLPPLGKLPLLKNLRISSARKVEKLGDEFLGIESEIKSKKEDCHIINIFPELRVLEFDGMFSWEEWIGMGGKIEEVEEEKDSGLVSDPIIKIMPMLESLTIECCYKLKCLPDYLRTAPLQKLRISNCPILEPRCKREGGDYWPIISRIPTVRVNSPSFLPSSFFF